One genomic region from Terriglobia bacterium encodes:
- a CDS encoding DUF2911 domain-containing protein has product MKIVLLCAAALALFVPSTFAELKLPRVSQKGTVTQAVGLTDVAITYSRPGVKGREIWGGLVPYDKVWRTGANEATTFSVSKDVTIDGKALPAGTYSLHTIPGKASWTVIFNKKADQWGSYSYDAAQDALRIDTQPTDGPSVEWLTFSFPDVEFDSATVELAWEKVRVTFKIGTDTTKQALADIRQALSGEVKEWNVPFNAANFAFNANVDNKAEALKWIDQSIAVKENFFNLRLKAQMLAKDGRKAEAVAIAEKAVTVGKDDKNAATEIPNLERQIAEWKGAPGR; this is encoded by the coding sequence ATGAAGATCGTTCTGCTGTGCGCCGCCGCCCTGGCGCTCTTCGTTCCCTCCACGTTCGCGGAGCTCAAGCTCCCCCGGGTCAGCCAGAAAGGCACGGTCACGCAGGCCGTGGGGCTCACGGACGTCGCCATCACCTACAGCCGCCCCGGCGTGAAGGGTCGCGAGATCTGGGGCGGCCTCGTCCCGTACGACAAGGTCTGGCGCACCGGCGCGAACGAGGCGACGACCTTCTCGGTCAGCAAGGACGTCACCATCGACGGCAAGGCCCTCCCCGCGGGCACGTACTCCCTGCACACCATTCCCGGCAAGGCCTCGTGGACGGTCATCTTCAACAAGAAGGCGGACCAGTGGGGCAGCTACTCGTACGACGCCGCCCAGGACGCGCTCCGCATCGACACCCAGCCGACGGACGGGCCGAGCGTGGAGTGGCTCACGTTCTCCTTCCCCGACGTTGAGTTCGACTCCGCCACGGTCGAGCTGGCCTGGGAGAAGGTGCGCGTGACGTTCAAGATCGGCACCGACACGACGAAGCAGGCGCTGGCCGACATCCGGCAGGCTCTCTCGGGCGAGGTGAAGGAGTGGAACGTCCCGTTCAACGCGGCGAATTTCGCGTTCAACGCGAACGTCGACAACAAGGCCGAGGCGCTGAAGTGGATCGACCAGTCGATCGCCGTGAAGGAGAACTTCTTCAATCTCCGCCTCAAGGCCCAGATGCTCGCCAAGGACGGCAGGAAGGCGGAGGCCGTCGCGATTGCCGAGAAGGCGGTGACGGTCGGCAAGGACGACAAGAACGCCGCGACCGAGATCCCGAACCTGGAGAGGCAGATCGCGG